In Carassius carassius chromosome 14, fCarCar2.1, whole genome shotgun sequence, the genomic stretch CGCTGCTGTGAGGTCAGTCTGTTattcatctctgtctgtgtctctcaggCCATCCTTAGCCAGAGTCAAGATAAAGCCCTGAGAAGAATAGGGGAGCTCAGGGAGGTTCGTCTGGCACACACTTTAACTCTTCATCACAGGCTCTGCGTCAATGTTTTTCTACCTCTGATATCTCTATTGCTGCTCCATTCACACTGTGTGCTTATGAAACGGCTTTCACAATGCACTTAACGTCTGCAATGTGACGTTTAGCATCTGATTTTGATTGATTGTGAGAGGATTGGGcacagtaaaattaaattaaataaaattaaattaaattaaattaaattaaattaaattaaattaaattaaattaaattaaattaaattaaattaaatttgacaaaataaaataaaataaaccatgaataaaattaaataaaaataaaccttggGATAGCGTTATAAACTATTgaatcagtttttgtttttagaatttcattttaatttcagtaaaatctttagtaattttgttgctttttcgtcatttttagtagtttattaaatatgtctatataatgtttataaataaatgagcataaagtttttatttgtaattaacattaatacactttaaaataaatttttaaaataaattaaaattaaaaaatgtaaaacaatattaatacattatatgtatagattattttttattcatacatggtttatttttatattatttatttagttgatatttttttttggtacattttattttatgcatgttttattttctttttattttctttctttattatgtaaatgcattttaatttattgatgcAGAGTTTGTTtatataggcttatttttatttgcttttgtttgttttgcactctgtgatcaaaaaatacatttatttacatttataattgttCATTTAGCAGACTGTTTTAtccaaagaattttttttttaagtagtgagTGTCAAATTCTCCAAACTTTCTAATTgatatttgaaatatgaaatatgcatGACACAGCAACAGATGTTTTATTAATATGGAAAAGGTCTTTTTATAGTTTTCTGTGGCACAAACAGTCCAAATGTAGCTTTTTGAAGTACTTTTGAATTGTTTCAATAACATGTTGCATAAAATCATTTTTAGATTGTATTATTACTATATAGTTATTGAGCGTCATATGTCCTCCTCAGGAGCTTCAGATGGACCAGCAGGCCAAGAAACACCTGCAGGAGGAGTTTGATGCTGCTCTGGAGGAGAAGGACCAGATGATCAGTGTGCTTCAGACGCAAGTACACCAGTGTTCTGTGTGTGTCGATCTCATTGTGCATTTCCTAGTTACCCGAGGTGATACTGAAACTGTTGTCTTCAGGTGTCTTTGTTGAAGAAGCGTCTGCAGGCGTCTGGAGGTGTGCTTTCCTCCGAGGTAGAGACCTCTCAGTCCAGCGACACGGTCGATGCAAACACTGACATTCAGAGCCCCTCGAAAGATGACGGCTCAGCGCTTCACACAGGTGTGCCAAGGTTTTCAAGTTCCCAGAACAGTTTTCTACACTCGTCATCTTTAACctgtttgtgttttgtgtgtggggCCAGCAGAGGGCAGCGGAGAGCCGGGCAGCGCGGTGGACCTTGAGGCTCTTCAGAAGCGAATCAAAAGGCAAGAGAGTCTCCTGCAGAGATGCAAAGAGATGATTCGATCCAGTAAAGAGCGCAGCGCTCAGCTGAGCAGCGAGAATGAGGTTTTACAGCAGCAGCTGCAGGAGAGACTGCAAGAGCTTGAGAAAATGAAGGTACAGAAACAGTAAATAAGACACAACACGAAGAACATCTAGTTTTTGCTTAGCCAGTTTTTGCTTAGATTTGTATCATGTTCAGACCCTGCATGAGGTGATTATTGAGCTTCCCCAttcaccattttattttattcatttttattttatattgatttatttttttatttgtcatttaaaccaTCATGCATGGTTTACATTTAGTAGTATTATTTACTacatattttttccatttttgagatttttttttttttaatgttatattttatttatacataatcttttttattttattttgattaatatttatttaaaaatatatcttttttaattttatctttCATTATTTTAGTCATGTatggtttctttattttattttatttttgttggcacattttattttattcagacatggtttatattatttttatttcttatttttctttattaattatttcattgtataataatatattgtataatatttttttttttactttattttattcatgcttgatttttttttttttttttgtaaatttttctgttaatgttttcttttatacTTACATGGtttattttccatttatgttATTGAATGCATGTTTTTTGTTCAATTTTATGGTTTATTCATGCATGCGGAGGGCTGAGAGTGTGTTTCCTGTGGAtgtgatgtgtttgtgttcagtggGACTGTGAGAGCAGCGTACAGACACACATTACAGCCCATCTGATCCTCCCCGTCACACTCGCTGACACTAAAACACACCAGCTGAAGATCAGCTTCATTTCAGATTTATGTGAACTAAGGCACTGCATTAAATTATCTAATAAAACTAGATTTTTACTTTTTCTGAAGAAAAGGTGCACTGGAAAGTGCCATTCATGTCCAAAGCACATAGTTGTGCATCACAGTTAAATTTTAACCTGTAGAAGTTTGTTCAGATTGGTAGTAGTAATAATTCTTGCCTGTGCCAACaccacaaataataattaaaaaaaaattatataataaaatataaatatataatatataattaaatgtataaattatacacaattttattatttttgtttattctatataccatttaagtttatttgaataatatCTGTATGATATGTATTATatcgatatataaataaaattctcAAGTTTCCATGATGATCCgttatataataaacaaataattgtttttatttttatatatatatttcttggcttattttcattttcgtttgGTTTTTGTCGAGTGTCAGTTTTGCACTCTGtgatcaaaaaatacatttatttacatatacagtcattcatttagcaggcagttttatccaaagcaattttttttttgagttgtgAGTGTCAAATTCTCCAGTTCAAGGAAACCAGCAGGAAACAGGAAGTAACCGCCGCTGCCTAAAAGAGTGGCGTTCTGCGCTCGAGGCGACGCTCCACAACCGCTGGCTGCTGTCCTGGGCTGGGATTGAGGTTTGATTGTGGGTCTGGTGTGACGACTCCACAGGCTGCTGTGATGTGGATGTGgcctgctttgtgtgtgtgtgtgtgtttatctgtggTGGGAGACACGATAATTATACACAGCTCCTTGGTTGCTGTTGTAACATAATCGCTTGGTCATGAAGGATATGCTATAGTAATGTGGAAGATCAGTATTAAGGCGTTTAACAGTTGCAAAGCCTTGCATTGCAGTGTTTTCGGCATTTTCTTAGGTGTATCGCAACAGAAAAGACCCCACTTAAGATAGTTTATATGCTTAGCCGTTCAAATCTTGTGTAGCCAGACTTATTGGATGTGCACATTTTTTCCACATTTTGCAGGTTAAAGTTTCAGGTCAGTACATTTCCAGCTGGCCTCTGCATTTCCAAGCAACTCACTTTCTAATCCAGGTTGTCTAGACTTGTCTAGCTGGCTCTGGGTTTTTTATTATAGTTCCAAATAAGTGTTGATTATTATTCTGAGAGTAATGTACTGAGATCCATCATCGCACACTCACCATCTGTCATCTGTGTTCACCAGGAGCTGCACACTACAGAGAAGACGAAGCTGATCACGCAGCTGGGAGAGGCCAAGAACCTCATCGAGCAGCTGGAGCAGGACAAGGTGAGAGAGGAACAGGACACGCTTCGTTTCGCTCCTCAGAAGGGTTCAGCTCTGCTGTGCGTCTGCCACGGGACGGTTTGTGAGCCAGCAGGAGTAGAAGCACAAATACAGAATCCACTGGCCCTCTAAACCAAAGACAAAGATCAATTATCCCggaagagctttttaaaatgaatGGAAAACATATTTCCTGTGCGCCGCTCACAGTCATATTTGCGTATAAAAGTAAGACTGGAGAATATGTCTTTCTTATTATTTTAGGATGGGGGTCAAGCATGGTCCtgaactgaaaaatatttttataggccataatatttaaatgtatatataattgtgtgtgcatatatatatatatatatatatatatatatatatatgtgtgtgtgtatatatctatctatctatctaatctgtAATTGATTgttatcatataataataatatttatattattattgaaataattaagaaatattgaatatatataatttttttgtaccaAATATTGTTGcaatatattagttatttttgaaaaatttaatttatatgtttttgtacataatgtataaatgtaatttttcaataataatatgTAACATTCCAATAACTATATGTACTTTAACATAAATTGAaacaatatatttctatattttatttttatttgtcatttattcatCTTTAAATGTCATCTAAGCTAGATTTATGTGAAATATGAGTTCATGTTGTGTTTAGCCTTTGGCCTTTACTCTGCAGGATAGAGATCATTGCCTCTTGGGTCATTGTATGGAATGCAAGCATATGTCAGAAACAATTAGAGGTGCGTCCTCAAGCTGAGCACAGAACCTGCTGTAAGGAACAGGAACCTGGTTTGCAGGAACCACATTTGTGCTAGATACTATTTGGACGTAATCAGTAGTGGATTTCAGAATTTGAAAAATTAACCGCAATATTGCGCATTCGAGATTTCGTTTTTCAGAGgccaaaatatgatcatattgaCTGAAAATCTAAGATGAgtgcattgaatttttttatgaacTGCCCCTTTAATGCTCACCTATTGCATTATTTTGAAGGGAATGGTCATTGCTGAAACCAAGCGTCAGATGCACGAGACTTTAGAGATGAAGGAAGAGGAGATTGCTCAGCTGCGCTCCAGACTCCAGCAGACCCTCGCTCAGAAAGACGAGCTGCAGGAGCAGAAAGAGAAATCAGAGAAAGCAGGTGAGTTAGACTGTCTCCTCTCTCTGTTCTCATCCCTTCTGTCTacttgacctaaatgcactttatttgactCTTTCCCAGCATTTGAAGAGCTGGAGCGAGCTCTAGGTGTGGCTCAGCGGGCGGAGGAGGCGCGCCGTCAGCTGCAGGTGAGCGTTGAGGAGCAGGTGAAACAGGTGGAGAAGGCCAGCGAGGAAGAGAGGAGAAGCTTGCAACAGGAGCTAACCAGGGTCAAACAGGAAGTGGTCACCATTATGAaggtgtgtgtgaaaaaataatAGGGTCAGAAAAAGGGTGGAAAGGTACATTTGGACTGTTTGTGCCACAGAAAACTATAAAAGACCTTTCCCATATTGATAAAACATCTGTTGCTGTGTCATGCATATTTCATTAGTTTTTTAACTTCTCAGCATCGGTATTGTTTGAGAGCTACATCCTGTTAAAAATTGGATGGTCTTGCGGAGATGCTTTAATTTTTACACTAGGATCAAGAATATTCAATCTTGTTGTGTTGCGTTTTGATATGCTGCTTTTGCTTTTTCTCTGTCCCCATTTGCACTTGACCTGCTTAAAGTTATTTTGCCTGGAGAAGCCATCAGTTCACTCACAGTGTCACATTCATCCTGAGATTTGTCTGGATGAGCGGTTAAACCTTCATGACTGCACAGTTCCCATGAAACCTGTGTGTTTTTATGGATCTGCACACCTTTAGTCTCTTCCTTTGTGTATTGGAGTATCATTCATTAGGTAAAAGGCAGTAGTAAATCAAAATTGACCAAATTGATGCCACATTTACAGCCCACCATTCTGCCTGCATGTATTTTTGACAAAGAAATTCAGCTCTGTTTCATTCATCAGGTGTCATAATCCTTGCCATAACTAAGACGCATGAATTATGTCTCTTTTTCCCTTGCCAATAATTCATAGAAGAGTGACATTTGGAGTCATCTGATTATTTTGCCAAAGCATGATGCGTTGGGGAATAGTTAACTTAGATATTTCCAATTCTTATGATGAAACTTTTGAGCTTGTCCatgagaaaatgttaaatatacttTGAATGCAATGTGagattaacactttttttttttttttaaatattaagttctgttgtcatttattattgatttttttcccctataACTGGGTAACATAAGACAAAAACTTCACAAAATGGTCTAAATGGACTGGAAAGACTGTTTTGCTTCGTATACATTAGTGTatcagtattttaaaatgtccatcaaatctgacaaatgttaatattttgtcacgatttctttcttttcagaaatCCTCAGAGGACAGGATAGCAGAAATGGAGCGGTTACATTCAGAGGCTTTGGCTAACAAAGAACAGGAACTGAGTGCCCAGATCAAACAAGCTGTGGTATGCCCTAGTTTTCATTTCTGTTGTAACTTATGATTAGTTAATGCAAATATTAGCTATTTGGATGTAGGTGTTTCCTAAGCTGTTTGCACCATTACTCTTTATTTGTCTCAGGAGCAGTGTCGTGAGGAATTGTTGAGGTCGGCACAGGAAAGAGAACAGCAGGCGTCTCTCGCTCTGGAAGAGGCAGAGCTGCAAAGAGCTGCAATTCAGACTGAAGGAGAGAACAAAGCCAAGGAACTACTGCTAGAGTTGGAGTCGACCAGAACAGTGAGTTTATTTGCCACCTTATCTTAGGATGGATCGGCAGGATATCCTTAATGTAGTTGAATAACCAAATTACCTATTATATTTGAAGCCAGCATGAATGAGAGTTTGAATGAAAGCAATGCCATATCTCAGCACTGTACATatcttaaaatgttctttttttcctctctttacAGAGAATCCAAGAACTTGAGAGTTGTCTAGGTAGCTCTGAGAAGGATTCCGCCAAGTCGGATGAACTCTCTGCGCAACTGGAAGAGCACAGAAAGAAACATGAGGCTGAAATAGCTGCTCTAGAAGAAGCACATAAGCAAGAGCTAGAAAAGACAAAGACAGTGGAGATAACAGCCCTTACCCAGCAGCATGATGCTGCTTTGGAGGAGCTTGTGCAGAAACATAAAGCAGAAATTGAATCTATACTGAAAGACAAGGAGGAACAGTTCCATTCCCATGTGGAAGACATGAACAAAAAGATGCTTGATAAACTGAGTGACAAACAAACCGAGATTGAGACCCTGTCTTCTGAGCTTAGTGAGGTACTGAATAGTAAACAGCAGTTAGAAGAAAGACTGTCCACTGTGGAGACCACCAGTGAAACCACAAGACAAGAGTTTGAAGACAGACTCAAGGAAGAACAAGTAAAATATCAGGCTGAGATTGAAGCTGTGAAACAGAAAGAACAGTCGTTTGCAGAGGTGGAGAAAATGCTGAAAGAAGAGATGAATCAGCTGAAGATTATGTTGGAGGAGAAGGAAAAAGCACTAGAGGAGCATGTGCTTAAAGAAATGACTTTGCAAGAAGGAAGTGTGCAGTTGGAGGAGCTTCGACTCAGGGAACAGTCAAATAAAGAGGCCCTTGAGAAATCAAGATCTCAGATAGGCACACTTACAGAAGAACTCCAGCAAACCAAGAATCAAGTGAAAGATTTTGAGCAAACCCTTGAGGCAATGCGTAATGATAGTCAGGAGAAAGAAGTGTGTCTTGAACAAAAGACAAGTGAACTTCAGGAATTTATGCAGAAGATGGAGCAAGTCAAGAGAGATCTATTGGAAAAAGAAAATTTGCATGCAGCTACCTGCAATAAAATGCAAGAAGAGCAAAACCGATTGACAAAGCAGCTGGATGACCAGAAGAGTTCTCACGAGAAGAAACTTGAGAACATTAGGAAAGACATGGATTGCAAGATGAAATCCCAGGAAAATAAGATGGAGAAATTAAGACAGAAACACAAAGAAGCACAGGACAAGTTGAAGAAGCAGCTTCAGGATCAAGAGGAGAATGCCAAAATGGAGTTATCTAAGAAAGCCCAAGAGATAGAACTGAAAGAACAGCAACTAAAGGAGAAGATCCTTGAGATGGCGCAAGCAAGTTCTGAGGGCCTCAGCACCACCATGTCTGATTTGGAGGCCAATCACAAAGAACACTTGGACAAGCTTCAGCTGACTCATAAACAGGAGCAGGAAGATCTTATTCGTCGCTGGCAGGAGAAACTTAACCAGAATGAGGAGGAGTTGCAGGAAACACATGCGCAGTCTTTGCAAGAAAAAGCCCAAGAGTTGGAGGAGATCTCTCAGCTGCTTTCGGCCAGCAGGGAAGAAAAGGAACAGGTTATGAAAGACATCCAGAACCTCAGGGAGGAGCTTGCCATGAGGGAAACCACTGTGCATAAACTACAGACAGAGCTCAGGGAGGCTGCAAGCAAGCTGGAAAGTTTATCTGAAGGGGAGGGTTTACTTAAAAGACAAGCCGAATCCATGGAAAAGAATCTGAACCAGGCCTTGAATGAAAGAAGCCTTTTGCAGGACGAGCTGAGAAAGGCTGAGGAAACTAGTAAGGAGAGATTGCAGAGTATATCTGAAGAGTTGGTAAACACCCAACAAAAGCTGAATATGCTTGAAATGTCCAAGTGTAAAGAGGGTGAAGATCTCCAGAGGAAACTTGAAGAAAAAACTGCTGAActccaaaataaagaaaaagagttCCAGACACAGTTGTGTGCCATCACAAAAGAATTGAAGCAGTGTTGTCAGGAAGCCCAGGCTAAGTTAGATGGGTTCTCTATTGACCTGTGTAAGAAAGTTGAGGAACGTGTTGGGGAGTTACAACGCCGGGTCGTAGATCATCTGAATAAGGTCACATATCTAAGAAATATTATCATGATGAAGGACAACAGAATTAGCACTTTAGAGAAAGAACTTCAGCAGGCTTTGGATGAGAACCATAATCTAAAGAGCTCTCTTGATGAAGTGACACTTCAGTTAAGTTCAAGTTCAGAGACTCTTAAAGCCTTACAGATCGAAAGGGAGTCTCTGCAAACCGATGCAGATAATCGCTCCCAGGTACTTTCTGAGAAACACCTTCAAATGCAGCAGCTCCATGAGGAAAAAGAACACATATCAGAAAATCTCAAAGCAAATGTTTTGCAACTAAGCAAACTAGAATCTGTCATAAATGACTTGAAGACCCAGTTAGCTAGTAGCATAACTGAGAAAGAGCAAGCCATATCTCTGCTGAATCAGCAGCACAGTGAGGACAAGGAAAGAGTAACATGCCAGATGGGGGAGACGGTGGAAAGGCTAGAAAAAGAGAAGACCTCGCTTCAAGAGCAGGTAGACTCACTCAGGAATAAGTTCTCTGAGCTGAAAAAGAAGTTCAGTCAGAATCACATCACTGTTAAATCTCTTCAAGATAAAGTTGCAGACATGGAGAGGCAGATTGCGAAGAAGGACGGACAACTTCAGATGCTCACTGCCAGCATTGACAATCACTCCATTACCAAGTCCGAGATGGACCAGGCTCTTAATGAGAAAGAACAGAGGGTTCATGCCTTGACCTCAGAGCTAGAAAGCTGCTCAAAAAAAGTTTGTGATCTGGAGGAGCAGCTAGAGTTGCGGACAAAAGAGAGGGAACAACTCGCAGCTGATTTGCAGCAGCACCTTACTATTAGGGAGAATGAAAAGATTGAGTTTATGAAGCAGGTGCAGGAAGCTCAGGACCAAAGCTCTCAAAATGGTGCCCTAATGCAGAAAACTGAGCAAAGTCTTCAGTCTTTGAGGAAAGACGTTGAAACTGCCAAGCAGGAACTGGAATCCCAGCGGAACGACTTTGAGAGGGAGAAGACTGATATCCTGAGGGCGAATGAAGAGGCTGTGAAGGCAGCACAAGAAAAGGCATCCGCTGAAACGGCTGGTAAAGTAGCTGAGTTGAAGAGGAAGGCAGAGCAAAAGATCGGCATGATTCGTAAACAGTTGACGTCACAAATTGAGGAAAAGGAGAAGGCTATCAACGCCTTGCAGACACAGTTGGAAGGCATGAAGCAAAGCCATAATGAAAAAGAACAACGTATAAAGGCTCTAGAGGAAATTGAGAGGACAATGGAGGAGGCCACTGCAAAATTGAAGGAAGATCATGCAAAACATCAACAAGAattgcagaagaaagaaaacgaGGAAAAACAGGCCTCTCTGCAAAACTTAAAAGATATCTATGAAGAGAAGCTTGCTGCTCTTCATAAAGACTTTTCTGAAAAAAAGGAGCAATCTGCTACTGCTGCTATAGAAGCTTCTTCAAGACTTGGAGAGCTTGAAACCAAACTCTCAGAATCTAATGAGCAGATTGCAAACTACCAAACTGAGGTAAGTCGCCTTAAAGCAGACCTGCTTGAACAGTCAACTCGAGTGCAGGAGCTGCAGCAGACTTGCTTGAATCTTCAAGAACAGATCAAGGAGAAACAGATTGATGAAGTTAAGAAGGAACATGTTTCTGTGCAAATGTCCAGCAGTAGATTGGGAATGGAGCCTACAGCGTTAGTGGCCAAGGAAAACATGGATGCTATCAGGAACCAAGATGATTGGACAAGTCAAAAGGACTTGTTGGTGAAAGAATATGAGGAGAAACTCCAAGATTTGCAGCAGAGGTtacaagagaaagaaaatgagctaAAAGCACAACAGAGTTCACCTCAAGAAAATGGCGAGACTGTTAATGAGTGCCTAATCAACAATACAAACACCTCAGAGAATGATCTTCAGAGAAAGCTGGTAGAGGCTGAGAACGAGAAGCAGAAGCTCCACAAAGATTTCACCAGACTACAGAAAGACCTTCGGTCTCTAAAGAAAGAGCATGAGAAGGAGCTGGAATTCCTGAAGAAGGAAATGGCTGAGGAGACCGAGAAGAAGCTGAAGTAAGATTTTTGTGACAATTTTAAAGACCGTTTGTAAATAAGGATGCATATTTTATGCTACAATATTGTTATCAGGGTTCACATGGTTGATCTTTTCAGGATTGAAATGGAAGATATGGAATTGAAACACAATTCTGCTCTTAAGCAGTTAATGAGGGAGTTTAATACTCAGATGGCCCTGAAAGAAAAGGAACTGGAAGGTTCTGTGAAGGAAACCATTGGTAAGAGGAACATGTAACTTATTTCCTAGAGTCGTCCTAGAACTATTTTCAGGCTTTACTAGGCGTGGGCGATATACCGAACTATGGAATTTTAACTATCGTCTCTATCGTGGTTTCACGATCCAATGACATTGCTGTGCTATGTGGTCACAAAAACGTTTACACACATTTTAAGCATTAcagtttaaaaacaagtgattttaagcCGTTGAAATGCAATCAGCAGTGAAAGAGAACtaatttcgctatatgcatgtgatCTCTGAGTGGCACATGCATGAGAACACGGTGCTCATAGAGCATTGGTTTATTGATAAGACTTATTTTTGCCAATTTATAGGCATTGAAcagttaaatacacacacttgtatgtgtcaaaattagggctgggcaaataattgaatgcgattttca encodes the following:
- the LOC132156721 gene encoding golgin subfamily A member 4-like isoform X4, with protein sequence MFKKLKQKVIEEQSPQRSSAQVSSGERRAHLHQDAPNPASPNNREGIKAASSSPRGSVNGDGIASPQKEESQSLAQKLQQKVSSVESLLRGSSRGEGLGRSSSRDSLVRSSSRESLSLVGDNEAQSSPPYDPPSDIESEAEDSPGSAESLSKEQLLNRLHRVERSLGNYRGKYSELVTAYRTVHRDKEKTQAILSQSQDKALRRIGELREELQMDQQAKKHLQEEFDAALEEKDQMISVLQTQVSLLKKRLQASGGVLSSEVETSQSSDTVDANTDIQSPSKDDGSALHTAEGSGEPGSAVDLEALQKRIKRQESLLQRCKEMIRSSKERSAQLSSENEVLQQQLQERLQELEKMKELHTTEKTKLITQLGEAKNLIEQLEQDKGMVIAETKRQMHETLEMKEEEIAQLRSRLQQTLAQKDELQEQKEKSEKAAFEELERALGVAQRAEEARRQLQVSVEEQVKQVEKASEEERRSLQQELTRVKQEVVTIMKKSSEDRIAEMERLHSEALANKEQELSAQIKQAVEQCREELLRSAQEREQQASLALEEAELQRAAIQTEGENKAKELLLELESTRTRIQELESCLGSSEKDSAKSDELSAQLEEHRKKHEAEIAALEEAHKQELEKTKTVEITALTQQHDAALEELVQKHKAEIESILKDKEEQFHSHVEDMNKKMLDKLSDKQTEIETLSSELSEVLNSKQQLEERLSTVETTSETTRQEFEDRLKEEQVKYQAEIEAVKQKEQSFAEVEKMLKEEMNQLKIMLEEKEKALEEHVLKEMTLQEGSVQLEELRLREQSNKEALEKSRSQIGTLTEELQQTKNQVKDFEQTLEAMRNDSQEKEVCLEQKTSELQEFMQKMEQVKRDLLEKENLHAATCNKMQEEQNRLTKQLDDQKSSHEKKLENIRKDMDCKMKSQENKMEKLRQKHKEAQDKLKKQLQDQEENAKMELSKKAQEIELKEQQLKEKILEMAQASSEGLSTTMSDLEANHKEHLDKLQLTHKQEQEDLIRRWQEKLNQNEEELQETHAQSLQEKAQELEEISQLLSASREEKEQVMKDIQNLREELAMRETTVHKLQTELREAASKLESLSEGEGLLKRQAESMEKNLNQALNERSLLQDELRKAEETSKERLQSISEELVNTQQKLNMLEMSKCKEGEDLQRKLEEKTAELQNKEKEFQTQLCAITKELKQCCQEAQAKLDGFSIDLCKKVEERVGELQRRVVDHLNKVTYLRNIIMMKDNRISTLEKELQQALDENHNLKSSLDEVTLQLSSSSETLKALQIERESLQTDADNRSQVLSEKHLQMQQLHEEKEHISENLKANVLQLSKLESVINDLKTQLASSITEKEQAISLLNQQHSEDKERVTCQMGETVERLEKEKTSLQEQVDSLRNKFSELKKKFSQNHITVKSLQDKVADMERQIAKKDGQLQMLTASIDNHSITKSEMDQALNEKEQRVHALTSELESCSKKVCDLEEQLELRTKEREQLAADLQQHLTIRENEKIEFMKQVQEAQDQSSQNGALMQKTEQSLQSLRKDVETAKQELESQRNDFEREKTDILRANEEAVKAAQEKASAETAGKVAELKRKAEQKIGMIRKQLTSQIEEKEKAINALQTQLEGMKQSHNEKEQRIKALEEIERTMEEATAKLKEDHAKHQQELQKKENEEKQASLQNLKDIYEEKLAALHKDFSEKKEQSATAAIEASSRLGELETKLSESNEQIANYQTEVSRLKADLLEQSTRVQELQQTCLNLQEQIKEKQIDEVKKEHVSVQMSSSRLGMEPTALVAKENMDAIRNQDDWTSQKDLLVKEYEEKLQDLQQRLQEKENELKAQQSSPQENGETVNECLINNTNTSENDLQRKLVEAENEKQKLHKDFTRLQKDLRSLKKEHEKELEFLKKEMAEETEKKLKIEMEDMELKHNSALKQLMREFNTQMALKEKELEGSVKETIEKAQGVEAELITIERDEVSQLQKTIAQKEEDLNRMVQRYEQVLQSREVEMGDRVWEVQKELEELQQRSLSGPQGLEELKVQLAEKTTMLSEARLKEQEYHDRIHALEDKLRRSHKATVVTHLGSSYRDMSHNSADPFSEPTEFEYLRKVMFEYMMGRETKTMAKVITSMLKFPPDQAQKVLEHEDSRVLPWLR